The nucleotide window AGTCTGGGCGCGAAAATGATTCCTAAAATCGATTATTTAAAAATCTTAAAACAACAAATCTCTTGACAGCAGAAAAACAAAAATGGGTTCTCCTGATTGCACTATCACTAATCTGGGGCTCATCTTTTATATTGATAAAAAAATCACTGGAACATTTCAATCCTTATGAAGTCGGTGCTTTGCGGGTTTTGATTTCGGGAATCGTTCTGATGCCTTACGCCATTTCAAAAATTAAATTGTTTCCAAAACGACATTTGAAATGGTTGATTATTGCCGCATTCACAGGAAGTTTCATTCCAATGTTTCTCTTCCCGATGGCGGAAACCGAAATCAGCAGCAGTATTGCGGGAATCATCAATTCTATGATGCCGATATTTGTAATTATTGTAGGTTCTTTGGTTTGGAAATTCTCGACGACAAAGCGGCAATTGTTGGGTGTTTTGATAAGTTTTGTTGGGGCTTGCATCTTGGCTTTGGGAAGTGGCGAAAGTGGTGAAATCAAAATCTATCCAATCCTGTTATTGATTCTTGCGGTCCTACTCTACGCCATTTGCACAACCACTATCAAATCGAAACTGCACGAAGTTCCAGCGATTCTGATGTCAGCTTATGTCTTTTCGTTTGTCTTGTTCTTGCCATCATTGATTGCTTTGATTTTTGCGGGCTTTTTCAAAGACTTGACGTTGAATCAAAGTACATTGGAAGGATTGGGTTTTGTGGCGATATTATCGATT belongs to Chryseobacterium sp. KACC 21268 and includes:
- a CDS encoding DMT family transporter, giving the protein MTAEKQKWVLLIALSLIWGSSFILIKKSLEHFNPYEVGALRVLISGIVLMPYAISKIKLFPKRHLKWLIIAAFTGSFIPMFLFPMAETEISSSIAGIINSMMPIFVIIVGSLVWKFSTTKRQLLGVLISFVGACILALGSGESGEIKIYPILLLILAVLLYAICTTTIKSKLHEVPAILMSAYVFSFVLFLPSLIALIFAGFFKDLTLNQSTLEGLGFVAILSIFGTGLAMMMNYKLLSISTPLFASTVTLLMPIVAIIWGILDGEKLTTQQSFGALVILAGLIFLRSKPKVV